In the genome of Nitrospirota bacterium, one region contains:
- the tuf gene encoding elongation factor Tu (EF-Tu; promotes GTP-dependent binding of aminoacyl-tRNA to the A-site of ribosomes during protein biosynthesis; when the tRNA anticodon matches the mRNA codon, GTP hydrolysis results; the inactive EF-Tu-GDP leaves the ribosome and release of GDP is promoted by elongation factor Ts; many prokaryotes have two copies of the gene encoding EF-Tu), which yields MPGDNISISVELITPIAMEKGLKFAIREGGRTVGAGVITEITA from the coding sequence GATGCCTGGAGACAATATCAGCATCAGCGTGGAATTGATCACGCCGATTGCGATGGAGAAGGGGCTGAAGTTTGCGATCCGTGAAGGAGGACGAACCGTCGGCGCGGGTGTGATTACAGAAATTACCGCTTAA
- the rpmG gene encoding 50S ribosomal protein L33 — translation MREIISIACLECKQKNYSTKKNKRNTPDRLELKKYCKFCRKHQGHKEVK, via the coding sequence ATGAGAGAAATTATTTCTATAGCATGCCTGGAATGCAAGCAAAAGAATTATTCAACCAAGAAGAATAAAAGAAATACCCCTGATCGGCTGGAACTTAAAAAATATTGTAAATTTTGCAGGAAACATCAGGGGCATAAAGAAGTTAAGTAG